In the Malaya genurostris strain Urasoe2022 chromosome 1, Malgen_1.1, whole genome shotgun sequence genome, one interval contains:
- the LOC131425748 gene encoding transcription factor kayak isoform X3, whose amino-acid sequence MMDACEIANFLAKELFMNQFASFDGIHSGVPTKTTPTLTPTTLKNIEQTFMELTNDTSTNIPCQAGFVPPAYPFDDHSQDQDNSRESMSSGGSNSSWQVTPPPIISEDMDSKDSTASRDGTTEPRLLLSRNTGMQAALNVMAQQSNAAVKLLGAEGEHVNAGHTVPRTNSRRMGGRRPAKASNLTPEEEEKRRVRRERNKMAAARCRRRREDHTNELVDETDQLEKKKQALQDEIKQLQQEKEDLEFLLESHREHCRFQGRRSPPERKPIELTQPQRIEPDLKVVPALKIKAEPEELPEQPPAKKLILSNALKDTLDTPTPTTIAPVLTSVNLPKTMLPFSASGLNTPTITFSGGRPARPASLDVKSTNTFPLLNIRNTMETGVGISTPSSGLFNFDSLMDGGTGLTPIAAPISLQSNRGPLDVITPSTSEPSKLCSL is encoded by the exons ATGATGGACGCCTGTGAGATAGCGAATTTTCTCGCGAAAGAATTGTTTATGAATCAG TTCGCCTCATTCGATGGTATCCACAGTGGCGTTCCCACGAAAACGACCCCGACGCTAACACCAACCACGCTCAAAAATATTGAGCAAACCTTTATGGAGCTGACAAACGACACATCCACTAACATTCCCTGTCAGGCCGGGTTTGTACCGCCGGCCTACCCGTTCGACGATCACAGTCAAGATCAGGACAATAGTCGCGAATCGATGAGCTCCGGTGGATCCAACAGCTCTTGGCAGGTCACTCCACCTCCCATCATCTCCGAAGATATGGACTCGAAAGATTCAACGGCATCACGAGACGGCACAACGGAGCCCCGTTTACTGTTGTCTCGTAATACCGGTATGCAGGCAGCCTTGAATGTGATGGCCCAGCAGAGCAATGCGGCAGTAAAATTGCTTGGTGCCGAGGGTGAGCATGTAAATGCAGGTCACACCGTTCCCCGTACCAACAGCCGACGTATGGGCGGCAGACGTCCAGCCAAGGCTTCGAATCTTACTCCGGAGGAAGAAGAGAAACGTCGTGTCCGTCGCGAGCGCAACAAAATGGCTGCGGCACGCTGTCGGCGGCGACGAGAGGATCATACCAACGAATTGGTAGATGAAACCGATCAGCTAGAGAAGAAAAAGCAAGCTCTTCAGGACGAGATCAAACAGCTGCAACAGGAGAAGgaagatttagaatttttgctAGAATCACACCGAGAGCATTGTCGTTTTCAGGGCCGCCGTAGCCCTCCCGAACGGAAACCAATCGAGCTGACACAACCACAGCGCATAGAACCCGATCTCAAAGTTGTACCAGCACTGAAAATTAAAGCAGAACCGGAGGAGCTGCCGGAGCAACCACCAGCAAAAAA ATTGATCCTATCGAACGCCCTGAAGGACACTCTAGACACACCGACGCCAACCACCATTGCACCGGTACTGACCAGTGTAAACCTCCCGAAAACAATGCTCCCATTCAGCGCCAGTGGGTTGAACACACCGACCATAACCTTCTCGGGAGGTCGTCCAGCCAGACCGGCCAGTCTGGATGTAAAATCTACCAACACCTTTCCATTGCTGAACATCAGAAATACGATGGAAACCGGGGTCGGTATTTCTACGCCCTCCAGTGGACTGTTCAACTTCGACAGTCTGATGGACGGTGGAACCGGTCTGACACCGATCGCGGCCCCTATTTCCCTCCAATCGAATCGTGGCCCGCTGGATGTTATCACGCCCAGCACCAGTGAACCGTCAAAATTATGCAGCCTGTGA
- the LOC131425748 gene encoding transcription factor kayak isoform X2: protein MTRDDNVLLNDVYFGSYNMTHQPLTPLTPISKIFASFDGIHSGVPTKTTPTLTPTTLKNIEQTFMELTNDTSTNIPCQAGFVPPAYPFDDHSQDQDNSRESMSSGGSNSSWQVTPPPIISEDMDSKDSTASRDGTTEPRLLLSRNTGMQAALNVMAQQSNAAVKLLGAEGEHVNAGHTVPRTNSRRMGGRRPAKASNLTPEEEEKRRVRRERNKMAAARCRRRREDHTNELVDETDQLEKKKQALQDEIKQLQQEKEDLEFLLESHREHCRFQGRRSPPERKPIELTQPQRIEPDLKVVPALKIKAEPEELPEQPPAKKLILSNALKDTLDTPTPTTIAPVLTSVNLPKTMLPFSASGLNTPTITFSGGRPARPASLDVKSTNTFPLLNIRNTMETGVGISTPSSGLFNFDSLMDGGTGLTPIAAPISLQSNRGPLDVITPSTSEPSKLCSL from the exons TTCGCCTCATTCGATGGTATCCACAGTGGCGTTCCCACGAAAACGACCCCGACGCTAACACCAACCACGCTCAAAAATATTGAGCAAACCTTTATGGAGCTGACAAACGACACATCCACTAACATTCCCTGTCAGGCCGGGTTTGTACCGCCGGCCTACCCGTTCGACGATCACAGTCAAGATCAGGACAATAGTCGCGAATCGATGAGCTCCGGTGGATCCAACAGCTCTTGGCAGGTCACTCCACCTCCCATCATCTCCGAAGATATGGACTCGAAAGATTCAACGGCATCACGAGACGGCACAACGGAGCCCCGTTTACTGTTGTCTCGTAATACCGGTATGCAGGCAGCCTTGAATGTGATGGCCCAGCAGAGCAATGCGGCAGTAAAATTGCTTGGTGCCGAGGGTGAGCATGTAAATGCAGGTCACACCGTTCCCCGTACCAACAGCCGACGTATGGGCGGCAGACGTCCAGCCAAGGCTTCGAATCTTACTCCGGAGGAAGAAGAGAAACGTCGTGTCCGTCGCGAGCGCAACAAAATGGCTGCGGCACGCTGTCGGCGGCGACGAGAGGATCATACCAACGAATTGGTAGATGAAACCGATCAGCTAGAGAAGAAAAAGCAAGCTCTTCAGGACGAGATCAAACAGCTGCAACAGGAGAAGgaagatttagaatttttgctAGAATCACACCGAGAGCATTGTCGTTTTCAGGGCCGCCGTAGCCCTCCCGAACGGAAACCAATCGAGCTGACACAACCACAGCGCATAGAACCCGATCTCAAAGTTGTACCAGCACTGAAAATTAAAGCAGAACCGGAGGAGCTGCCGGAGCAACCACCAGCAAAAAA ATTGATCCTATCGAACGCCCTGAAGGACACTCTAGACACACCGACGCCAACCACCATTGCACCGGTACTGACCAGTGTAAACCTCCCGAAAACAATGCTCCCATTCAGCGCCAGTGGGTTGAACACACCGACCATAACCTTCTCGGGAGGTCGTCCAGCCAGACCGGCCAGTCTGGATGTAAAATCTACCAACACCTTTCCATTGCTGAACATCAGAAATACGATGGAAACCGGGGTCGGTATTTCTACGCCCTCCAGTGGACTGTTCAACTTCGACAGTCTGATGGACGGTGGAACCGGTCTGACACCGATCGCGGCCCCTATTTCCCTCCAATCGAATCGTGGCCCGCTGGATGTTATCACGCCCAGCACCAGTGAACCGTCAAAATTATGCAGCCTGTGA